From a region of the Rhipicephalus microplus isolate Deutch F79 chromosome X, USDA_Rmic, whole genome shotgun sequence genome:
- the LOC119186566 gene encoding ubiquitin-conjugating enzyme E2 Z has product MDEHRRSAAACRLDTALSQRKKPSEQCLLRLKQDLKNIFDNPLPGVFVEPEEGNINYIHAIIVGPDNTPYQGGYFHFVLKCPLYYPASPPQVHFMTTDGGRVRFNPNLYSSGLVSLSVLGTFHGPSWNPEMTIQTVLVSIQSLFVEHPLANEPALGREFGTWLETTTGYNAKLRFQTLRVAICDALEACLLGNSSYPQVLQQAVMKHFVEQYAKYESAACSQLGDDSSVEESQQHGALLERLQDLTFNIIKDTESSCCECLEKLLHTLAIHILEKRTAIPQEAIRKRKVTHDDPKPMPYQEGCPGSCGLIEGP; this is encoded by the exons ATGGATGAACATCGGCGAAGTGCAGCTGCATGCAGGTTGGACACCGCGCTGTCCCAGCGCAAGAAGCCGTCGGAGCAGTGTCTGCTGAGACTCAAACAGGACCTCAAGAACATCTTCGACAACCCTCTGCCGGGAGTGTTTGTCGAGCCCGAAGAAGGCAACATCAACTACATCCACGCCATCATCGTGGGACCCGACAACACGCCGTACCAGGGAGGCTACTTCCATTTCGTGCTCAAGTGCCCCCTCTACTACCCAGCCTCTCCACCACAGGTACACTTCATGACGACAGACGGCGGAAGGGTGCGCTTCAATCCGAACCTATACAGCAGTGGGCTCGTCTCTCTCAGCGTTCTGGGCACGTTTCACGGCCCCTCGTGGAACCCGGAGATGACCATCCAGACGGTGCTGGTTTCGATCCAGTCATTGTTCGTCGAACACCCTTTGGCCAATGAACCTGCACTGGGACGCGAGTTCggaacttggcttgaaacgacgACCGGTTACAACGCCAAACTGCGCTTCCAGACCCTAAGGGTCGCGATTTGCGACGCACTTGAGGCTTGCCTCCTCGGCAACTCATCGTACCCGCAAGTCCTGCAGCAGGCTGTGATGAAGCATTTTGTAGAACAATATGCCAAGTACGAAAGTGCAGCCTGCTCCCAACTTGGCGATGACTCAAGCGTGGAGGAATCTCAGCAGCACGGAGCGCTACTCGAGCGACTGCAGGACCT AACGTTCAATATAATCAAGGACACGGAGAGTTCGTGCTGCGAGTGTCTTGAGAAGCTGCTGCACACGTTGGCTATACACATCCTGGAAAAGCGCACTGCTATCccacaggaggctatcaggaagCGAAAAGTCACTCACGACGACCCTAAGCCCATGCCTTATCAAGAGGGCTGTCCAGGATCTTGCGGGCTAATTGAAGGACCCTGA